The following coding sequences lie in one Mucilaginibacter sp. KACC 22773 genomic window:
- a CDS encoding winged helix-turn-helix domain-containing protein, with translation MDYQYTGKLYIEVNGERVIGPGRVELLERIKESGSIRQAAMQMNMSYRQAWQFIDHMNTNMGDPVVISVRGGKGGGKAEVTPKGLKVIGEFKVFYKKFHEFLEESSRQISL, from the coding sequence ATGGATTATCAGTATACCGGCAAATTATATATCGAGGTTAACGGGGAGCGTGTAATCGGGCCCGGAAGAGTAGAACTCCTTGAAAGAATTAAGGAATCAGGTTCGATCAGGCAGGCGGCCATGCAGATGAATATGTCATACCGTCAAGCCTGGCAGTTCATCGACCATATGAATACGAATATGGGCGATCCTGTAGTGATTTCGGTCCGCGGCGGAAAAGGCGGAGGCAAAGCCGAGGTTACGCCGAAAGGCCTGAAGGTCATCGGTGAGTTCAAGGTATTTTACAAGAAATTTCACGAGTTTCTGGAAGAAAGCAGCAGGCAAATCAGCCTGTAA
- a CDS encoding cyclophilin-like fold protein, with translation MKITIASRTFTAKLLENPTAAAFKAMLPMTINMNELNGNEKYFDLSEDLVRNASNPGTIHAGDLMLYGSNTLVLFYKTFSTPYSYTRIGHIDDITGLAAALGSKGVTVNFDMVKKEN, from the coding sequence ATGAAAATTACCATAGCATCCAGGACGTTCACAGCCAAACTCCTTGAAAATCCAACAGCGGCGGCATTCAAAGCGATGCTGCCTATGACCATTAATATGAATGAGCTGAACGGAAACGAGAAATATTTTGACCTCTCAGAAGATCTTGTACGAAACGCGTCTAATCCGGGAACTATCCATGCCGGTGACCTGATGCTGTATGGTTCGAATACATTGGTTCTTTTCTATAAAACCTTTTCTACGCCATACAGCTATACCCGGATCGGACATATCGATGATATTACCGGACTGGCTGCGGCATTAGGTTCAAAAGGTGTAACTGTAAATTTTGACATGGTAAAAAAAGAGAACTAA
- the moaA gene encoding GTP 3',8-cyclase MoaA, with translation MLIDQYGRKLDYLRLSVTDRCNFRCYYCMPEEGIDFARRADLMSFDEMLQLSSVFCGLGVSKIRITGGEPFLRAGIMPFLKKLNVAGGLSEITVTSNGTLSERYQAELLQMGIRRINISLDSLTRERFAQITRRDSFESVYAGIFKLLDDGFDIKLNCVVAENKNIQDIIPFVELTRHHQLSVRFLEEMPFNGNSHKSAGVLWDHRQIYDHISAHYNEIIPMFNTVSSTSVNYRISGYKGTFGIIPSFSRTFCGTCNRIRLSATGDLRTCLYGPPVLNLRDLLRSGKPQAILEQEILAAVSRRVRDGFEAEALSGGQVSTSMSALGG, from the coding sequence ATGCTGATCGATCAATACGGCAGAAAGCTGGATTACCTGAGACTCTCGGTAACGGACCGCTGTAATTTCAGATGTTACTACTGTATGCCAGAAGAAGGCATTGATTTTGCACGGCGCGCGGACCTGATGAGCTTTGACGAGATGCTGCAGTTATCATCTGTTTTCTGCGGTTTGGGTGTATCCAAGATCCGTATTACCGGCGGTGAGCCATTTTTACGTGCCGGTATTATGCCCTTTTTGAAAAAGCTGAATGTTGCCGGAGGACTGAGTGAAATTACGGTAACCAGCAACGGCACCTTGTCGGAGCGATACCAGGCGGAATTGCTGCAAATGGGTATCCGCAGGATCAACATCAGTCTTGATTCATTAACCCGCGAGCGGTTCGCGCAAATTACCCGCAGGGATAGTTTTGAAAGTGTTTATGCCGGTATTTTTAAACTGCTGGACGACGGATTTGATATCAAGCTCAATTGTGTGGTTGCCGAAAATAAGAATATTCAGGACATTATTCCCTTTGTTGAGCTGACCAGACATCACCAGCTGTCCGTCAGGTTTCTGGAGGAAATGCCTTTTAACGGGAACAGTCATAAATCTGCCGGGGTCCTATGGGATCACCGGCAGATTTATGACCATATCAGCGCGCATTACAACGAAATCATCCCGATGTTCAATACGGTCAGTTCCACGTCCGTAAATTACCGCATAAGCGGTTATAAAGGAACCTTTGGTATTATCCCCTCGTTCAGCCGCACATTTTGCGGCACCTGTAACCGTATCCGTTTATCGGCGACCGGAGATCTGCGCACCTGCCTTTACGGGCCGCCGGTACTGAATCTTCGTGATCTTCTGCGCAGCGGAAAGCCACAGGCAATATTGGAACAGGAAATTTTAGCAGCCGTCAGCCGGCGGGTACGGGATGGTTTCGAGGCCGAAGCGTTAAGCGGCGGACAGGTCAGTACTTCCATGTCGGCATTAGGGGGTTAA
- a CDS encoding XdhC family protein, with protein MKELEAIISAFDKADALGKKTALATVVHVDGSSYRRAGARMLITEDGQLTGAISGGCLEGDALRKARLVIVQQQPMLVTYDTTDDDDAKLGVGLGCNGIINILIEPIMPEQALNPMAFFRLFLSKREPVVLVTVFNMTDKRAPQYGTCLLINEAGHTLGSPPDHGMSDLILSDAFDVLHNGNTATKTYVYQNSYTCFIELLQPALSLVVVGAGNDAIPLTQMAKVLGWRTTVVDGRANYITAERFPQADQLIAAKPNEVTGRLNLDKRTVFMLMTHNYNYDMALLEHLLPEQLPFVGVLGPKKRLTRMLEELNAVRVIPQEQLQHVYGPAGLDLGSENPEEIALSILAQIQSVINNRDGSPLYNKQVIHDRDN; from the coding sequence ATGAAAGAATTAGAAGCGATTATAAGTGCCTTTGACAAGGCTGACGCGCTGGGAAAGAAAACGGCACTGGCTACTGTAGTTCATGTAGACGGCTCTTCCTATCGCCGGGCCGGAGCCCGTATGCTGATCACTGAAGACGGGCAGTTAACCGGTGCGATCAGCGGCGGCTGCCTGGAAGGTGACGCGCTGCGAAAAGCCCGGCTGGTAATCGTTCAGCAGCAGCCTATGCTGGTCACCTACGACACGACAGATGACGACGATGCCAAATTAGGTGTCGGGTTGGGCTGCAACGGTATTATAAACATCCTGATCGAGCCCATTATGCCGGAGCAGGCACTTAACCCCATGGCCTTTTTCAGGTTGTTTTTAAGTAAACGGGAACCGGTTGTCCTGGTTACCGTCTTTAACATGACCGACAAGCGTGCGCCACAATATGGTACCTGTTTGTTAATTAATGAAGCCGGACATACCTTAGGTTCGCCTCCTGACCATGGTATGAGCGATTTGATCCTGTCTGATGCGTTTGATGTGCTGCACAACGGCAACACGGCGACGAAAACATACGTCTACCAGAACAGCTACACTTGTTTTATTGAATTATTGCAGCCCGCCCTATCCCTCGTCGTTGTCGGAGCAGGTAACGATGCTATACCCTTAACGCAAATGGCTAAGGTTTTGGGCTGGCGGACAACGGTGGTTGACGGCCGTGCCAATTATATTACAGCGGAGCGCTTCCCGCAGGCCGATCAGCTGATCGCTGCAAAACCGAATGAAGTAACGGGCCGGTTAAACCTTGATAAGCGCACCGTATTTATGCTCATGACGCATAACTATAACTATGATATGGCTTTGCTGGAGCATCTGCTCCCGGAACAGCTGCCGTTTGTCGGCGTACTCGGTCCAAAAAAGCGGTTGACGCGAATGCTGGAGGAATTAAATGCTGTGCGCGTAATTCCACAGGAGCAATTGCAGCATGTTTACGGGCCGGCAGGATTAGACCTTGGTTCAGAAAATCCCGAAGAGATCGCGCTTTCTATACTGGCGCAAATTCAATCGGTCATCAATAACAGGGACGGAAGCCCGTTGTATAACAAACAGGTAATTCATGACCGGGATAATTAG
- a CDS encoding NAD(P)-dependent alcohol dehydrogenase, translating into MNTTTVKAFGASAADADLAQMNIARREPTPKDVEIEILYCGVCHSDLHTARNDWGFSVYPTVPGHEIVGKVTRVGSDVTRYKAGDTVAVGCLVDSCRTCSSCEHDLEQYCLTGFTGTYGGTDKHLGGKTYGGYAEKIVVDEHFVLQVPDNLDLAAVAPLLCAGITTWSPLKHWNVGEGSKVGVVGLGGLGHMAIKLAKGLGADVTLFSRTPDKTQDAKDLGADHVVISTDEDQMEAVKGNFDLIIDTVPYIHNINPYVATLSISGTIVLVGYLGDLNPMLNTIPMIMGRKSVAGSLIGGIAETQKMLNFCGEHNIVSEIEMIKMQDINDAYERMLKSDVRYRFVIDMASLKN; encoded by the coding sequence ATGAACACAACAACAGTTAAGGCATTTGGCGCATCGGCCGCCGATGCAGATTTAGCCCAAATGAATATAGCGCGTCGGGAACCAACCCCAAAGGACGTGGAAATTGAAATTCTGTATTGCGGCGTTTGCCATTCGGACCTGCATACAGCAAGGAATGACTGGGGCTTTTCCGTTTATCCGACTGTTCCGGGGCACGAAATTGTAGGAAAAGTAACCCGGGTAGGAAGTGATGTTACCAGATACAAAGCAGGAGATACCGTTGCGGTTGGCTGCCTGGTAGACTCCTGCCGGACCTGCAGCAGTTGCGAACATGACCTCGAACAGTATTGTCTTACCGGATTTACAGGCACTTATGGCGGAACTGATAAACACTTAGGAGGAAAAACTTATGGCGGTTATGCCGAAAAAATAGTGGTTGACGAACACTTTGTTCTGCAAGTGCCTGATAATCTGGATTTAGCAGCCGTAGCGCCACTGCTTTGCGCCGGAATTACCACTTGGTCGCCGCTAAAACATTGGAATGTCGGAGAAGGCAGTAAAGTAGGAGTAGTGGGTTTGGGCGGCCTGGGACACATGGCTATCAAATTGGCAAAAGGACTTGGAGCAGATGTAACACTGTTTTCAAGAACACCCGATAAAACACAGGATGCTAAAGACCTCGGCGCTGACCATGTCGTAATATCTACCGATGAAGATCAAATGGAAGCCGTTAAAGGGAACTTTGATTTAATCATAGACACTGTACCTTATATACACAATATCAACCCGTATGTTGCTACTTTAAGCATTAGCGGAACGATTGTGCTGGTAGGATATTTAGGTGATCTGAACCCTATGCTCAATACCATTCCGATGATCATGGGAAGAAAATCAGTGGCAGGTTCTCTTATAGGAGGCATTGCGGAAACACAGAAAATGCTGAATTTCTGCGGCGAACATAATATCGTTTCCGAGATTGAAATGATAAAAATGCAGGATATAAATGATGCCTACGAAAGAATGCTGAAAAGTGATGTTCGCTATCGTTTTGTAATTGATATGGCGTCGCTTAAAAATTAA
- a CDS encoding SDR family NAD(P)-dependent oxidoreductase — MNGKVALVTGAGSGMGEAAAIMFAQAGASVVVADVNEEAAKAVAQKINAKGQAAIAVRCDVTDAEQVRSMVDKAVEIYGRIDAAFNNAGIQSPATDIADLEEDEYDRIMDINLKGVWLCMKYELQQMKKQGSGAIVNNSSIGGLIGLPGRAAYHAAKHGVLGMTKSAAAEYAAKGILINAVCPGTIETPMVQKMIDSGDLPLDEAIKLMPIGRLGHAEEVAAAVLWLCSPAASFIVGQSIAVDGGFTIV, encoded by the coding sequence ATGAATGGTAAAGTAGCATTAGTAACGGGCGCCGGAAGCGGCATGGGAGAAGCGGCAGCGATCATGTTTGCTCAGGCAGGTGCATCAGTTGTAGTAGCAGATGTCAATGAGGAAGCTGCAAAAGCTGTGGCGCAGAAGATAAACGCAAAAGGCCAGGCTGCCATAGCTGTCCGGTGCGACGTAACAGATGCAGAACAGGTACGGTCGATGGTTGATAAAGCGGTAGAAATCTACGGGAGGATAGATGCGGCATTTAATAATGCAGGGATTCAAAGTCCTGCAACCGATATAGCCGATCTGGAAGAAGATGAATACGACCGTATTATGGACATCAATCTTAAAGGTGTGTGGCTTTGCATGAAATATGAGCTGCAACAAATGAAAAAACAGGGCAGCGGGGCTATAGTAAACAATTCGTCAATAGGGGGCCTGATCGGTTTGCCCGGACGCGCAGCCTATCACGCCGCTAAACACGGTGTTTTGGGTATGACCAAGAGTGCAGCGGCGGAGTATGCGGCAAAAGGAATACTGATCAATGCGGTATGTCCCGGTACTATAGAAACGCCTATGGTACAAAAAATGATCGATTCAGGAGATTTACCCCTGGATGAGGCCATTAAGTTAATGCCTATCGGAAGACTTGGACATGCCGAGGAAGTGGCTGCAGCTGTACTATGGCTTTGCAGCCCTGCAGCAAGTTTTATAGTTGGTCAGTCAATTGCTGTTGACGGAGGCTTTACAATTGTTTAG
- a CDS encoding TonB-dependent receptor has translation MLIITRSFFITLYFLLLITSPAVFAQTKPVKDTTRRVDSIRTHTLQEIVISASRTAESILKSPVSIENVNSKYFKSSGSPSFFDALENVKGVQMLTPSLGFKIINTRGFANTTNVRFTQLVDGIDNQAPHIGAPIGNAMGPGDLDIERVEIIPGTTSALYGLNAVNGLANFITKDPFTSAGVTVQQRTGINHLGDNNSKAKPFSETGFRIAEKLSERFAIKINATYTKGYDWIADNRTDLNAGANTSVGIAGGVNNPGYDPVNGYGNESSDRRTITMQGRRYVVARTGYAEKDVTDYNIQNIKADLGLYYKLSPKTTLSYTYRFADLDNVYQRANRFALKDYILQQHAVEVKNDIFQARAFLTSENTGKSYNLRSAAENQDRHFKSDDNWYADYTNAFNSAIGVTGTSTVQALNQARLAADRGRLQPGTAAFKNTLNELADVNNWDVGSALRVKDDLVHGEAQVDLAKAIGNRFKQQTGLELLAGADYQSYIIQPDGNYFINPAQGKTFETFTYGKTGGLVQAGKNLFHDLLKLTATLRADKNDYFDTKFNPRFTAVVTPDDHQSIRMSYQSGSRFPSIFEAFSNVNSGGVRRVGGLKVMSDGVFENAYLRSSIDRFQAAVTNDFNNNGLSTAAAIEKEKGLLVKNHYSYLQPEHINSFELGYKGLFLARTLKVDADFYYNKYNNFIAQVEMNVPGTTKPDSIPYYLNNRSQQSRYRIYTNSRSVVYNYGGSLGLSYLLLNHYTLGGNVSYAKLSRTDNNDGFEDGFNTPEWIMNFSVGGEHVVKSLSFNVTYKHQCGFYWQSFLVNGNVKAYGNIDAQANYDFYNDHLNIKIGATNLLNHYYYSFLGGPSIGGLYYTTLTYRL, from the coding sequence ATGCTGATTATTACCCGGTCATTTTTTATCACATTATATTTTTTATTGCTTATTACGTCACCTGCAGTGTTTGCTCAGACAAAGCCGGTGAAAGACACCACCAGGCGGGTGGATTCCATCAGGACCCATACGCTGCAGGAAATCGTTATTTCGGCATCACGCACTGCTGAAAGTATACTCAAGTCTCCTGTAAGTATCGAAAATGTGAACAGCAAGTATTTCAAGAGTTCGGGGTCTCCCTCATTTTTTGACGCGCTTGAAAATGTAAAGGGGGTACAAATGCTTACGCCCAGCCTGGGTTTCAAGATCATTAATACCCGGGGCTTTGCCAATACTACCAATGTGCGGTTCACGCAGCTGGTTGACGGCATCGATAACCAGGCACCGCACATCGGAGCCCCGATAGGCAATGCGATGGGGCCGGGTGACCTCGATATCGAACGTGTGGAGATCATTCCGGGTACAACCTCAGCGCTCTATGGCTTGAACGCCGTTAACGGCCTGGCTAACTTTATTACCAAAGATCCTTTTACCAGCGCCGGGGTCACCGTACAGCAAAGAACCGGCATTAACCATCTCGGCGATAATAATTCAAAAGCAAAACCTTTTTCTGAAACCGGTTTCAGGATCGCGGAAAAGCTGTCGGAACGCTTTGCCATTAAGATTAATGCCACTTATACCAAAGGGTATGACTGGATCGCGGATAACCGGACGGACCTGAATGCCGGTGCCAATACCAGCGTAGGGATCGCGGGCGGTGTTAACAACCCCGGTTACGACCCCGTTAACGGTTATGGCAATGAATCCTCCGACCGTCGTACGATTACCATGCAGGGCAGGAGATATGTTGTAGCCAGGACGGGATATGCGGAAAAGGACGTGACGGATTACAATATTCAGAATATTAAAGCAGATCTGGGCTTATATTATAAGTTAAGCCCAAAAACCACCCTGAGTTATACCTACCGGTTTGCAGATCTGGACAATGTGTACCAGCGTGCCAACCGCTTTGCATTAAAAGACTATATTCTGCAGCAGCATGCGGTCGAAGTCAAAAACGATATCTTCCAGGCAAGAGCATTCCTCACCAGTGAAAATACCGGCAAATCATACAACTTGCGTTCGGCCGCCGAAAACCAGGACCGGCACTTCAAGTCTGACGACAACTGGTATGCCGATTACACCAATGCCTTTAACAGCGCCATAGGAGTGACCGGCACATCTACTGTACAGGCGCTGAATCAGGCCCGTCTGGCGGCTGACAGGGGCAGGCTGCAACCCGGTACCGCGGCCTTCAAAAATACATTGAATGAGCTTGCTGATGTCAATAACTGGGATGTCGGTTCGGCATTACGGGTAAAGGATGATCTTGTTCACGGAGAGGCACAGGTGGACCTTGCAAAAGCTATCGGCAACCGGTTCAAACAGCAAACCGGACTGGAACTTCTCGCCGGAGCCGATTATCAGTCTTATATCATCCAGCCTGACGGTAATTATTTTATTAATCCGGCACAGGGCAAAACATTTGAGACTTTTACCTATGGGAAAACAGGAGGCCTTGTTCAGGCAGGCAAAAATTTATTCCATGACCTGCTGAAACTGACTGCTACTCTGAGAGCTGATAAAAACGATTATTTCGATACTAAATTTAACCCGCGGTTTACTGCTGTTGTTACCCCTGATGATCACCAGAGTATCAGGATGTCTTACCAGAGCGGTTCCCGGTTCCCGAGTATATTTGAAGCATTTTCTAACGTTAACAGCGGCGGAGTGAGAAGGGTCGGCGGTTTAAAAGTAATGTCTGATGGCGTGTTTGAGAACGCTTATCTGCGCAGTTCGATTGACCGGTTCCAGGCGGCAGTGACCAATGACTTTAATAACAACGGCTTGTCCACCGCTGCGGCAATTGAAAAGGAAAAAGGGCTGCTGGTTAAAAATCATTACAGCTATTTACAACCGGAACATATCAACTCATTTGAGTTGGGCTACAAAGGCTTGTTTTTGGCCCGGACCCTGAAAGTGGATGCTGATTTTTATTATAATAAATACAATAACTTTATTGCCCAGGTAGAGATGAATGTACCCGGCACGACCAAACCTGATTCGATACCATACTATCTGAATAACCGGAGCCAGCAAAGCCGTTACCGGATTTATACCAACTCGCGAAGCGTAGTATACAATTATGGCGGCAGCCTGGGGTTAAGTTATTTGCTGCTCAACCATTATACGCTGGGCGGCAATGTTTCCTACGCTAAATTAAGCCGTACTGATAACAATGACGGGTTTGAAGATGGTTTTAATACGCCTGAGTGGATCATGAATTTTTCAGTTGGCGGTGAGCACGTCGTTAAAAGTCTCAGTTTTAATGTCACTTACAAGCATCAATGCGGTTTTTACTGGCAATCATTCCTGGTAAACGGCAATGTTAAAGCCTATGGTAATATCGATGCACAGGCGAATTACGATTTTTACAATGATCACCTGAATATCAAGATCGGTGCTACCAACTTACTTAACCACTACTATTATTCATTTTTAGGAGGCCCGTCAATAGGCGGATTGTATTATACCACACTGACCTACAGATTGTGA
- a CDS encoding flavodoxin family protein — protein sequence MSNISIIYFSGAGHTAKLAEAISKGAISVAGVKTNLIPIDGNDIINGRYENNAIISALDASDAIIFGSPTYMGGPAAQFKAFADATVDSWFGQKWRDKPAAGFTVSGTPSGDKFSTLQYFHTLAMEHGMIWVGLGEMPMQPNGVNRLGSWGGAMGQAHQEPTDIAPNEDDKLTGEVLGKRVAEFAVKMKASS from the coding sequence ATGTCAAATATATCAATCATTTACTTCAGCGGCGCAGGGCACACTGCAAAATTAGCTGAAGCTATCAGCAAAGGGGCGATCTCGGTTGCCGGTGTCAAAACGAATCTTATTCCCATTGACGGAAACGATATCATCAATGGTCGCTATGAAAATAATGCAATCATCAGCGCGCTGGATGCCAGCGATGCCATCATATTCGGCAGCCCAACCTATATGGGCGGACCTGCAGCGCAATTTAAAGCCTTTGCCGACGCTACCGTAGATAGCTGGTTCGGACAGAAATGGCGCGATAAACCGGCGGCAGGTTTCACCGTTTCGGGTACACCAAGCGGTGACAAATTCAGTACGCTGCAATACTTCCATACGCTGGCTATGGAACATGGGATGATCTGGGTTGGCCTGGGTGAAATGCCTATGCAGCCCAACGGCGTAAATCGCCTCGGAAGCTGGGGTGGAGCTATGGGTCAGGCCCATCAGGAACCGACAGACATTGCGCCAAACGAAGATGATAAATTAACAGGTGAAGTGCTCGGCAAACGGGTCGCGGAATTTGCAGTAAAAATGAAAGCCAGCTCTTAA
- a CDS encoding PQQ-dependent sugar dehydrogenase, with translation MFAACSRDAHPIANSNPQSVETNSPNAAYRPAFAGQTRVNGVHTTTAYEAVPITTALSSPWGITGLPDGRLLVTEKAGTMRIVTAAGAVSAPIGGIPQVNPAGQGGLLGLRLDPGFTSNRMVYWVFSEAVSGGNVTAVAKGRLSNNETTIENATIIYRANPARSSSAHYGGRIVFDQTGNLLVSTGEGSDMATRPLAQSVTAALGKIVRITTNGQPAPGNPSFGQAGALPELYAMGIRNPQGLAVHPVTGEVWQSEMGPRGGDEINRIQAGFNYGWPVITYGIEYSGQPVGQGIQQQQGMEQPVYYWDPVVSPSGMTFYSGNRVPEWQNNLFVGALSGMHIVRLVIENNRVAGEERLLTDQNQRFRDITQGTDGALYAVTDQGRLYRIDRQ, from the coding sequence TTGTTTGCAGCCTGCAGCCGCGATGCTCATCCAATTGCAAACTCAAATCCTCAATCGGTTGAGACCAATAGTCCCAACGCGGCTTATCGTCCTGCGTTCGCAGGGCAGACCCGTGTGAATGGTGTGCACACCACAACCGCCTATGAGGCGGTGCCGATAACCACTGCACTTTCCAGTCCATGGGGCATTACCGGATTACCTGACGGGCGGCTTTTGGTTACCGAAAAAGCAGGCACCATGCGAATTGTTACCGCTGCCGGAGCAGTAAGTGCGCCGATCGGCGGCATACCGCAGGTGAATCCGGCCGGGCAGGGCGGACTGCTTGGCCTGCGCCTTGATCCGGGATTTACCTCAAACCGTATGGTGTACTGGGTCTTTTCCGAAGCCGTCTCCGGCGGCAATGTTACGGCAGTAGCCAAAGGCCGGTTATCCAATAATGAGACAACCATCGAAAACGCGACGATAATTTACCGGGCCAATCCCGCACGTTCCAGCAGTGCCCATTACGGGGGGCGTATCGTTTTTGATCAGACCGGTAATCTGCTGGTCAGTACCGGCGAAGGTTCGGATATGGCCACACGACCTCTTGCACAGTCTGTTACGGCAGCCTTAGGGAAAATCGTGCGCATTACTACTAACGGGCAACCCGCTCCCGGAAACCCCTCTTTCGGGCAGGCCGGCGCACTCCCCGAGCTCTATGCCATGGGCATCAGAAACCCGCAGGGACTGGCTGTTCATCCGGTAACCGGTGAGGTATGGCAAAGCGAAATGGGGCCCCGCGGAGGTGATGAAATTAACCGCATACAGGCCGGGTTCAACTATGGCTGGCCAGTTATTACTTACGGTATCGAATATAGCGGGCAACCTGTGGGACAGGGTATCCAGCAGCAGCAGGGCATGGAGCAGCCTGTCTATTACTGGGACCCGGTAGTATCGCCAAGCGGCATGACGTTCTACAGCGGCAACCGTGTTCCCGAATGGCAAAATAACCTTTTTGTCGGAGCGTTGAGCGGAATGCACATCGTCCGGCTTGTCATAGAGAACAACCGGGTTGCGGGCGAAGAAAGGTTATTGACTGATCAAAACCAGCGGTTCAGAGATATTACCCAGGGAACGGACGGTGCATTATATGCGGTTACCGACCAGGGGCGGCTATACAGGATTGACCGGCAATAA
- a CDS encoding carboxymuconolactone decarboxylase family protein: MMKEIINYKPVLCVVTSNSVKGKSGQPTGFWLSELTHPLAKLEAAGVKVELASIKGGEPPIDGFDLADPINARFWNDENFREALRTTQSLDDVNPFIYSTIFFAGGHGTMWDFPESSAVRRVTRQIYENGGVVSAVCHGPAALVNVVLSDGSYLVSGKRVTSFTNDEEAEVQATDVVPFLLADALAAHGAVHYPAPNWNSNVIVDGRLITGQNPASAAGVGEAILGLLKTYAPATQVAEQSAAPHSAITPEDVNRVSPALAKYTHDAIVNDLWKRPDLSLRDRSLVTLSSLIMGNRIIGMLHYFNLSLDNGVTPAEISEIITHLAFYAGWSNSFSAIAMLKDIFDQRGIGADQLPSASPELVPIELAVPDEEARVAFIHQNIAPVAPGLEQYTGDLLYHEVWLRPGLTPRDRSLVTVSALMASGYTQFLPFYLSRAITHGLTKAQIAEILTHLGFYSGWPNALSSTLVVKGFFESTAN, encoded by the coding sequence ATGATGAAAGAAATCATAAACTACAAGCCTGTATTATGTGTGGTTACAAGCAACAGTGTAAAAGGTAAATCCGGCCAGCCTACCGGCTTCTGGCTTAGTGAACTCACCCATCCGCTGGCAAAGCTGGAAGCCGCCGGTGTGAAAGTGGAACTGGCTTCCATCAAAGGCGGAGAGCCGCCGATTGACGGCTTTGATCTGGCCGATCCTATCAACGCCCGTTTTTGGAACGATGAAAACTTCCGCGAAGCACTTCGGACAACGCAAAGCCTTGATGATGTAAATCCATTCATTTATTCAACGATCTTCTTTGCCGGGGGCCACGGAACAATGTGGGATTTCCCTGAAAGCTCCGCTGTACGCCGTGTAACACGTCAGATTTATGAAAACGGAGGAGTTGTTTCAGCCGTATGTCACGGCCCAGCAGCGTTGGTCAACGTTGTGCTGAGCGATGGCAGCTATCTGGTTTCAGGAAAAAGAGTAACCTCGTTTACAAATGACGAAGAGGCAGAGGTTCAGGCTACAGACGTCGTTCCTTTTTTACTGGCCGATGCATTGGCTGCCCATGGAGCCGTTCACTACCCTGCGCCCAACTGGAATTCTAATGTGATCGTTGACGGACGCCTGATCACCGGTCAGAATCCTGCATCAGCGGCCGGCGTAGGGGAGGCTATTCTCGGTTTGTTAAAAACCTACGCCCCTGCAACGCAGGTTGCGGAACAGTCGGCTGCTCCGCACTCCGCAATAACACCAGAAGATGTAAACAGGGTATCGCCGGCCCTTGCGAAATATACGCATGACGCAATTGTCAATGATTTGTGGAAACGTCCGGATCTGTCTCTCAGGGATCGCAGCCTGGTTACGCTTTCTTCGCTCATTATGGGAAACCGGATAATAGGGATGCTCCATTATTTTAATCTGTCACTTGACAATGGCGTTACGCCGGCTGAAATATCTGAGATCATTACGCATCTTGCGTTCTATGCAGGCTGGTCAAATTCTTTTTCAGCTATCGCCATGTTAAAAGATATCTTCGACCAGCGCGGAATTGGAGCTGATCAGCTTCCGAGCGCGTCGCCGGAACTTGTTCCGATCGAACTGGCTGTGCCGGATGAAGAGGCCCGTGTGGCATTCATTCACCAGAACATAGCCCCGGTGGCTCCTGGATTGGAACAATACACAGGCGACCTGCTATATCATGAAGTGTGGCTGCGCCCTGGCCTTACCCCCCGGGATAGAAGTCTGGTGACTGTCAGTGCGCTGATGGCTTCCGGATACACGCAGTTTCTTCCGTTCTATCTTAGCCGGGCAATAACGCATGGTTTAACGAAAGCTCAGATAGCTGAAATACTTACACATCTGGGTTTCTATTCAGGCTGGCCTAACGCCCTGTCGTCGACACTGGTTGTGAAGGGCTTCTTTGAAAGTACAGCGAACTAA